From one Exiguobacterium acetylicum DSM 20416 genomic stretch:
- a CDS encoding LysR family transcriptional regulator: MIDILIFKHVVDLHSISRAAEKLDYVQSNVSQRMKILEDELGARLLIWNNRGVKLTEEGTTLCKYAEDILKRMQDAKSAINKNKWKEYLAIGATQTVSAAMLPKLFLLFMKENNDIDMSMKTQDKQRLQEMLFYGEIDGVFVNGLFDEERFESVHSLTEDIVIFSNQDFKFIEDGCPTLIVNSDTTCTYRNKTFEVAKDKGYTDPKIMEFDILESILSAVESGMGMSVVPKRILDNRKTMQGIIQSDLPMPVRIEFIVILKRKRSKSLQKFIRFIKSLSLNV; encoded by the coding sequence GTGATTGATATATTGATTTTCAAGCATGTAGTAGATCTACATTCGATTTCGAGAGCAGCTGAGAAGTTGGATTATGTTCAATCGAACGTCAGTCAGCGGATGAAGATTCTTGAAGACGAGCTAGGTGCTCGTTTATTGATTTGGAATAATCGTGGAGTGAAATTGACGGAAGAAGGGACTACGCTGTGCAAATATGCTGAGGACATTCTGAAGAGGATGCAGGATGCAAAATCGGCAATCAATAAAAATAAATGGAAAGAATACTTGGCGATAGGTGCAACACAGACTGTATCAGCAGCGATGCTTCCAAAACTCTTTTTGCTCTTCATGAAAGAAAACAATGACATTGATATGTCGATGAAGACACAAGACAAGCAACGATTGCAGGAAATGCTCTTCTATGGTGAAATTGACGGCGTGTTTGTCAACGGATTATTCGACGAAGAACGCTTTGAGTCCGTACATAGTTTAACTGAAGATATAGTAATCTTTTCAAATCAGGACTTCAAGTTTATAGAAGATGGATGCCCGACGCTCATCGTCAATAGTGACACTACGTGTACGTACCGGAACAAAACATTCGAAGTCGCCAAGGACAAGGGATATACGGATCCTAAAATAATGGAGTTCGATATACTCGAGTCCATTTTAAGTGCTGTAGAGTCAGGAATGGGCATGAGTGTCGTACCGAAGCGGATTTTAGATAATCGAAAAACGATGCAGGGAATCATCCAATCTGATTTACCTATGCCTGTTCGAATAGAATTCATAGTTATCCTGAAAAGGAAACGTAGCAAAAGTCTGCAGAAGTTCATTCGCTTTATAAAATCATTATCTCTGAACGTATGA
- a CDS encoding RES family NAD+ phosphorylase, whose product MEMKQVVNGLSEIMVEHWNTLKEALYSGETEGLSLEEIIEKYTFFKVFDDVVNSMASQFEISIKDLGKIYRGVGVNEKIELDFYQRMIPHLDYVTNHNRMNPPGKAFIYLGVIPVRKGRSEEAEKKFILRTIEAELRVEKGDFYTSARFESNSDNNIFNLVGDSSLPMDIYDFARILKKKSTEERSRITALFYFNLFNNDQIFKPVHSTEHDVRAREYAPFQLLAKYFMSKGYAGIKYRSTVHREGTNVVIFNPKNVKLVESSMEKIVR is encoded by the coding sequence ATGGAAATGAAGCAGGTAGTGAATGGTTTATCTGAAATAATGGTGGAACATTGGAATACATTGAAGGAAGCTTTGTACAGTGGAGAAACAGAAGGGCTTTCATTAGAAGAAATAATTGAAAAATATACTTTTTTCAAAGTTTTTGATGATGTAGTTAATTCTATGGCATCACAATTCGAAATTTCAATTAAGGATTTAGGAAAGATTTATAGGGGCGTTGGGGTAAATGAGAAGATTGAATTAGATTTCTATCAAAGAATGATTCCTCATCTTGATTATGTGACAAATCATAATAGAATGAACCCTCCAGGTAAAGCATTTATATATTTAGGGGTAATTCCTGTTAGGAAGGGAAGATCTGAGGAAGCGGAAAAAAAGTTTATTTTAAGAACGATAGAAGCAGAACTGAGAGTTGAAAAAGGTGACTTTTATACAAGTGCGCGATTTGAATCCAATAGTGACAACAATATTTTCAATCTGGTAGGAGATTCAAGTCTGCCGATGGATATATATGATTTTGCTAGAATTTTAAAGAAAAAATCAACTGAGGAAAGAAGTCGAATTACTGCATTATTTTACTTTAACTTATTTAATAATGACCAGATATTTAAGCCTGTTCATAGTACAGAACATGATGTAAGAGCAAGGGAGTACGCCCCTTTTCAACTTTTAGCTAAATACTTTATGAGCAAAGGGTATGCAGGAATAAAATATAGAAGTACTGTACATAGAGAAGGAACGAATGTAGTAATATTCAATCCGAAAAACGTTAAATTAGTAGAATCTTCAATGGAGAAAATTGTTCGTTAA